Proteins encoded by one window of Myxococcus fulvus:
- a CDS encoding cytochrome P450: MPVTVQKQEETGVPAHAPTGRCPHLGAQYNPFAGPHVDNPHPFFERLRQEEPVSFNPMLGMWLVSRHDDILQVLKETTRFSNRDMLVSGTQLTEEAKNILSQGFPTAHVLLGMDPPDHTRLRRLMNRGFTAQRIAGMEPFIEKMARELIGRFAKDGHADLVEQLAYPLPAHVILGVMGVPQEDVWKIKKWSADWQSLTFEHVPAEKQAEMARGVLEFQRYCVNLIEERRKAPREDLTSYLVEVEADGEALSVHELVMAIGASFLSAGHESTTALMANTWKLALEHGLWGRLREDPELIPKFIEEGSRFDSVQHAMIRTALEDVEVGGIQLPKGSRLLLLYAAGSRDESLCPHANKLDVDREKPPQHLTYGRGIHFCLGAPLARLQTQITTRLLVEAVGNPRLVPHQDYGTWQSIVLRQMRHLKVEWDVTP, encoded by the coding sequence ATGCCCGTGACGGTTCAGAAGCAGGAAGAGACCGGAGTCCCGGCCCACGCCCCGACAGGGCGCTGCCCCCACCTGGGCGCTCAGTACAACCCCTTCGCGGGGCCGCACGTGGACAACCCCCACCCGTTCTTCGAGCGGCTGCGCCAGGAGGAGCCCGTCAGCTTCAACCCCATGCTCGGCATGTGGTTGGTCAGCCGCCACGACGACATCCTGCAGGTCCTCAAGGAGACGACGCGCTTCTCCAACCGGGACATGCTGGTGAGCGGCACCCAGCTCACGGAGGAGGCCAAGAACATCCTCTCGCAGGGCTTCCCCACCGCCCACGTGCTCTTGGGCATGGATCCGCCGGACCACACGCGCCTGAGGCGCCTGATGAACCGGGGCTTCACCGCGCAGCGCATCGCCGGGATGGAGCCCTTCATCGAGAAGATGGCGCGGGAGCTGATTGGGCGCTTCGCCAAGGACGGGCACGCGGACCTGGTGGAGCAGCTGGCCTATCCGCTGCCGGCGCACGTCATCCTCGGCGTGATGGGCGTGCCGCAGGAGGACGTGTGGAAGATCAAGAAGTGGAGCGCGGACTGGCAGTCGCTCACCTTCGAGCACGTGCCCGCGGAGAAGCAGGCGGAGATGGCGCGCGGGGTGCTGGAGTTCCAGCGCTACTGCGTCAACCTCATCGAGGAGCGGCGCAAGGCACCCCGTGAGGACCTCACCAGCTACCTGGTGGAGGTGGAGGCGGACGGCGAGGCCTTGAGCGTGCACGAGCTGGTGATGGCCATCGGCGCGTCCTTCCTGTCCGCCGGCCACGAGTCCACCACGGCGCTGATGGCCAACACGTGGAAGCTGGCGCTCGAGCACGGCCTGTGGGGACGTCTGCGGGAGGACCCGGAGCTCATCCCCAAGTTCATCGAGGAGGGCAGCCGCTTCGACTCCGTCCAGCACGCCATGATTCGCACCGCCCTGGAGGACGTGGAGGTGGGTGGAATCCAGCTGCCCAAGGGCTCACGGCTGCTGCTGCTGTACGCGGCCGGCAGCCGCGACGAGTCGCTCTGCCCGCACGCGAACAAGCTGGACGTGGACCGCGAGAAGCCGCCCCAGCACCTCACCTACGGCCGCGGCATCCACTTCTGCCTGGGCGCGCCGCTGGCCCGCCTGCAGACCCAAATCACCACCCGCCTCCTGGTGGAGGCCGTGGGCAACCCGCGCCTGGTCCCCCACCAGGACTACGGCACGTGGCAGAGCATCGTCCTGCGCCAGATGCGGCACCTCAAGGTGGAGTGGGACGTCACGCCTTGA
- a CDS encoding fatty acid desaturase family protein, producing the protein MYAEVVDEADVQIARRVDRQALSKLTREMSRVSNARAVWALASQWLVIAAAFAGVVWVDRWWAWPIAALIIATRQHAMLALMHEAAHYHFLSNRKVGDVVADLLCAFPLNMTTAGYRHQHMEHHRYVNTQQDPYWASMQGDASWHFPRTPLRAAAVFVGDALGLYAPNHLKVVLPWTYWGRLLGGARPRISAAEHARYWTYVALLVTTLVTTGAWLHWLLLWVLPTTTVMMAFFRMRALGEHPLDIEPKGDETRETRDVKGTLLENFFVAPLNCNYHLTHHAFPSVPFYNLPVMHDALDQAGLLEDGVNRFDTYLGKHNSLVQYLTRKPGSVVEQDLPTAPPPQASGVRLPLHS; encoded by the coding sequence ATGTACGCCGAAGTCGTTGACGAGGCGGATGTCCAAATCGCGCGGCGCGTCGATCGCCAGGCGCTGTCCAAGCTGACCCGGGAGATGTCGCGGGTGAGCAATGCTCGGGCGGTGTGGGCGCTTGCCTCCCAGTGGCTCGTCATCGCGGCGGCGTTCGCCGGGGTGGTGTGGGTGGACCGGTGGTGGGCGTGGCCCATCGCGGCGCTCATCATCGCCACGCGGCAGCACGCGATGCTGGCGCTGATGCACGAGGCGGCGCACTACCACTTCCTGTCCAACCGGAAGGTGGGCGACGTGGTGGCGGACCTCCTGTGCGCCTTCCCGCTGAACATGACGACGGCGGGCTACCGGCACCAGCACATGGAGCACCACCGGTACGTCAACACGCAGCAGGACCCGTACTGGGCCTCCATGCAGGGCGACGCGTCCTGGCACTTCCCGCGCACGCCGCTGCGCGCCGCGGCGGTGTTCGTGGGCGACGCGCTGGGCCTGTACGCGCCCAACCACCTGAAGGTGGTGCTGCCCTGGACGTACTGGGGGCGGCTCTTGGGTGGAGCCAGGCCGCGCATCAGCGCCGCCGAGCACGCGCGCTACTGGACGTACGTGGCGCTGCTGGTCACCACGCTGGTGACGACGGGCGCGTGGCTGCACTGGCTGCTCTTGTGGGTGCTGCCCACGACGACGGTGATGATGGCGTTCTTCCGGATGCGCGCCCTGGGCGAGCACCCGCTGGACATCGAGCCCAAGGGCGACGAGACGCGCGAGACGCGCGACGTGAAGGGCACGCTGCTGGAGAACTTCTTCGTGGCGCCGCTCAACTGCAACTACCACCTGACGCACCACGCGTTCCCGTCCGTGCCCTTCTACAACCTGCCGGTGATGCACGACGCGCTGGACCAGGCGGGGCTGCTCGAGGACGGGGTGAACCGCTTCGACACCTACCTGGGCAAGCACAACAGCCTGGTGCAGTACCTGACGCGCAAGCCGGGCTCCGTGGTGGAGCAGGACCTGCCCACCGCGCCGCCGCCGCAGGCCTCGGGCGTCCGGCTGCCGCTGCACTCGTAG
- a CDS encoding DUF4846 domain-containing protein, whose translation MPGEVLARTAAQAPASDTEPRAPTREELARYTWLSKDARIRPLEAAVPPPEGYTRVGVEAGTFAAWLRGLPLRAPGTPVLHFKGGQVLPADDARLAAVAELDIGTANLQQCADSVIRLHAEWLWAANQKERIAYRFTSGHLASWTKYASGERARISGSKVTWVKSAAADSSRGAFRAYLDLVFMYAGTLSLEGAKGRPTKDDVRPGDFFVLGGSPGHAVLVLDVAADAGGRRVALLGQGFMPAQDFHILSGGGDTGPWFPLETDAVATPFWKPFPWTSLRRFP comes from the coding sequence GTGCCAGGTGAAGTGCTCGCCAGGACCGCCGCCCAGGCCCCCGCGTCCGATACCGAGCCCCGGGCCCCCACGCGCGAGGAGCTCGCCCGCTACACGTGGCTGTCGAAGGACGCGCGCATCCGTCCCCTGGAGGCCGCCGTGCCCCCACCGGAGGGCTACACGCGGGTGGGCGTGGAGGCGGGCACGTTCGCCGCGTGGCTGCGCGGCCTGCCCCTGCGCGCGCCGGGGACACCCGTGCTGCACTTCAAGGGCGGACAGGTGTTGCCCGCGGACGACGCGCGGCTGGCCGCGGTGGCGGAGCTGGACATCGGCACGGCCAACCTCCAGCAGTGCGCCGACTCCGTCATCCGGCTGCACGCCGAGTGGCTGTGGGCCGCGAACCAGAAGGAGCGCATCGCCTACCGCTTCACCAGCGGCCACCTGGCCTCGTGGACGAAGTACGCCTCCGGCGAGCGGGCGAGAATCTCCGGCTCCAAGGTGACGTGGGTGAAGAGCGCGGCGGCGGACAGCTCGCGCGGCGCGTTCCGCGCCTACCTGGACCTGGTCTTCATGTACGCGGGCACGCTGTCGCTGGAGGGCGCCAAGGGCCGGCCCACGAAGGACGACGTGCGTCCCGGGGACTTCTTCGTGCTGGGCGGCAGCCCGGGGCACGCGGTGCTGGTGCTGGACGTGGCGGCCGACGCGGGGGGCCGCCGCGTGGCGCTGCTGGGCCAGGGGTTCATGCCCGCCCAGGACTTCCACATCCTGTCAGGGGGAGGGGACACCGGGCCCTGGTTCCCGCTGGAGACCGACGCGGTGGCCACGCCCTTCTGGAAGCCCTTCCCCTGGACGTCGCTGCGCCGCTTCCCCTGA
- a CDS encoding CDP-alcohol phosphatidyltransferase family protein has product MRRQASLVLLNILSLSRLPMAVAFIIVPDAMVRAALVVLAALSDFLDGWIARNKGLATRLGALIDPVADRAFMVTAILVCYLDGLVSLPEVLLLLVRDIGTAVGFVVARLVPALRRVELKARMLGKVVTSLQLLALLCVLLFPPAVRPLVALIALLSLASVVDYTRAVLRARRKPREAARPPVGDGHGTRGTPMPTARK; this is encoded by the coding sequence ATGCGCCGCCAGGCGAGCCTCGTGCTGCTCAACATCCTGTCGCTGTCCCGGCTGCCCATGGCGGTGGCCTTCATCATCGTGCCCGACGCGATGGTGCGGGCGGCGCTCGTCGTGCTGGCGGCGCTGTCGGACTTCCTGGACGGGTGGATTGCGCGCAACAAGGGGCTGGCCACGCGGCTGGGCGCGCTCATCGACCCGGTGGCCGACCGCGCCTTCATGGTGACGGCCATCCTCGTGTGCTACCTGGACGGGCTGGTGTCCCTGCCGGAGGTGCTGCTGCTGCTCGTGCGGGACATCGGCACCGCGGTGGGCTTCGTCGTCGCGCGACTGGTGCCCGCCCTCAGGCGCGTGGAGCTGAAGGCGCGGATGCTCGGCAAGGTGGTCACCTCGCTGCAGCTGCTCGCGCTGTTGTGCGTGCTACTGTTCCCCCCGGCGGTGCGCCCGCTGGTGGCGCTCATCGCCCTGCTGTCGCTGGCGTCCGTGGTGGACTACACGCGCGCGGTGCTGCGGGCCCGGAGGAAGCCTCGCGAGGCCGCGCGGCCTCCCGTGGGCGACGGGCATGGGACGCGGGGAACGCCCATGCCCACGGCTCGCAAGTAA
- a CDS encoding DsbA family protein, translated as MHKASVWVSLVVGLVLGFVGGRSFAPAPAKVAEAPRTPSAAAAAPTAARQRPPISPVVYKVPVDGSLIQGSESALVTLVEFSDYECPFCSRGHGTVKQLQQRYGDKLRLVMKHHPLDRHPRARPSAIAALAAGEQGRFWEYHDVIFANPRAQQEEDLERYAKQLGLDVERWKKDRMDPKHAERVRRDETLAIQVGATGTPAFFINGRFINGAQPVEVFTGVVDEELAKAEALVKGGVPRAEVYARTIERGVDRPPAPPAPEEAPRQQVEVGKAPSRGPANAPVTLVAWSDFECPFCSRAVPTLKTLEKEYEGKLRVAFKHQPLPNHPNAKLAAAASLAAHEQGKFWEFHDLLFANQRQLERPALEGYAKQLGLDVARFNKALDSGKFDAVIAEDSREGTRVGAGGTPTFFINGRPILGAVPVDQFRRVIDEELKKAGVATR; from the coding sequence GTGCACAAAGCATCCGTGTGGGTGAGCCTCGTCGTGGGGCTCGTGTTGGGGTTCGTGGGAGGACGCTCTTTCGCGCCCGCGCCCGCCAAGGTCGCGGAAGCTCCGCGCACGCCGTCCGCGGCCGCCGCCGCCCCGACCGCCGCCCGGCAGCGGCCTCCCATCTCGCCCGTCGTCTACAAGGTCCCCGTGGATGGCTCGCTCATCCAGGGCTCCGAGTCCGCGCTCGTCACGCTGGTGGAGTTCTCCGACTACGAGTGCCCCTTCTGCTCGCGCGGCCACGGCACCGTGAAGCAGCTCCAGCAGCGCTATGGCGACAAGCTGCGCCTGGTGATGAAGCACCACCCGCTGGACCGGCACCCGCGCGCCCGGCCGTCCGCCATCGCCGCGCTGGCCGCCGGGGAGCAGGGCAGGTTCTGGGAGTACCACGACGTCATCTTCGCCAACCCGCGCGCGCAGCAGGAGGAGGACCTGGAGCGCTACGCGAAGCAGTTGGGGCTGGATGTGGAGCGCTGGAAGAAGGACCGCATGGACCCGAAGCACGCCGAGCGCGTGCGTCGCGACGAGACGCTGGCGATTCAAGTCGGCGCCACCGGCACCCCGGCCTTCTTCATCAACGGACGCTTCATCAACGGCGCGCAGCCGGTGGAGGTCTTCACCGGCGTCGTCGACGAGGAGCTGGCGAAGGCGGAGGCGCTGGTGAAGGGCGGCGTGCCGCGCGCGGAGGTCTACGCGCGCACCATCGAGCGCGGCGTGGACCGTCCGCCCGCGCCGCCCGCGCCCGAGGAGGCGCCTCGCCAGCAGGTGGAGGTGGGCAAGGCGCCCTCGCGCGGCCCCGCCAACGCGCCCGTCACGCTGGTGGCCTGGTCGGACTTCGAGTGCCCGTTCTGCTCGCGCGCCGTGCCCACGCTCAAGACGCTGGAGAAGGAGTACGAGGGCAAGCTGCGCGTGGCCTTCAAACACCAGCCGCTGCCCAACCACCCGAACGCGAAGCTCGCGGCCGCGGCGTCCCTGGCGGCGCATGAGCAGGGGAAGTTCTGGGAGTTCCACGACCTGCTCTTCGCCAACCAGCGCCAGCTCGAGCGGCCCGCGCTGGAGGGCTACGCGAAGCAGCTGGGGCTGGACGTGGCGCGCTTCAACAAGGCGCTCGACTCCGGGAAGTTCGACGCCGTCATCGCCGAGGACTCGCGCGAGGGCACGCGCGTGGGCGCCGGGGGGACGCCCACGTTCTTCATCAACGGCCGGCCCATCCTCGGCGCGGTGCCGGTGGACCAGTTCCGCCGCGTCATCGACGAGGAGCTGAAGAAGGCCGGCGTGGCCACCCGCTAG
- the mltA gene encoding murein transglycosylase A, producing the protein MPTWSSRRLGLLCLLLVCAACARAPRPAVTRPQDALVAELASNVALMDDADPASLRVALDQSLIWLRTRPVDHRFVYGPREVTAGELISALERLRARLTDGMSSLDVSKAVMEDFELLESAGGEDGTVLFTGYYEPVIEASLAPTDEYRIPVLSAPDDLIEVPLEPFAERFASERVFGRLEGKRVVPYWNRAEIRGGKLGQRKLELAWVRDPVSLFFMEVQGSGTLRLIDGTERRVGYAASNGRPYRSIGALLIQEGAIPREQMSMQALRAWLAANPNERERVLDYNESYVFFRFLPGAAVGSLGREVTPGRSIATDARLFPKGGLAFIHTDHPVRMADGSVQWRPLSRFVFNQDTGGAIRGAGRVDVFWGRGSQAELAAGMMKQKGRLLFLVPKPRAPAVTAR; encoded by the coding sequence ATGCCCACCTGGTCCTCTCGTCGCCTTGGGTTGCTGTGCCTGCTGCTCGTCTGCGCCGCGTGCGCACGTGCGCCCCGTCCCGCAGTCACGCGTCCGCAAGACGCGCTGGTCGCCGAGCTCGCCTCCAACGTCGCGCTCATGGACGACGCGGACCCGGCGTCGCTGCGCGTGGCGTTGGACCAGAGCCTCATCTGGCTGCGGACCCGGCCCGTGGACCACCGCTTCGTCTATGGCCCTCGCGAGGTGACGGCCGGTGAGCTGATCTCCGCGCTGGAGCGGCTGCGCGCGCGACTGACCGACGGCATGTCGTCGCTCGACGTGTCCAAGGCGGTGATGGAGGACTTCGAGCTGCTGGAGTCCGCGGGCGGCGAGGACGGCACGGTGCTCTTCACCGGCTATTACGAGCCGGTCATCGAAGCGAGCCTCGCGCCCACGGACGAGTACCGCATCCCCGTGCTCTCCGCGCCGGACGACCTCATCGAGGTCCCGCTGGAGCCCTTCGCGGAGCGCTTCGCCTCCGAGCGCGTCTTCGGCCGACTCGAGGGCAAGCGCGTCGTCCCCTACTGGAACCGCGCCGAGATTCGCGGCGGCAAGCTGGGCCAGCGCAAGCTGGAGCTCGCGTGGGTGAGGGACCCGGTGTCGCTGTTCTTCATGGAGGTGCAGGGCAGCGGCACGCTGCGCCTCATCGACGGCACCGAGCGCCGCGTGGGCTACGCCGCGTCGAACGGCCGCCCGTACCGCAGCATCGGCGCGCTGCTCATCCAGGAGGGCGCCATCCCTCGCGAGCAGATGTCCATGCAGGCCTTGCGCGCGTGGCTCGCGGCGAACCCGAACGAGCGCGAGCGTGTGCTCGACTACAACGAGTCCTATGTCTTCTTCCGCTTCCTGCCAGGAGCGGCGGTGGGCTCACTGGGGCGCGAGGTGACGCCGGGGCGCTCCATCGCCACCGACGCGCGCCTGTTCCCGAAGGGGGGCCTCGCCTTCATCCACACGGACCATCCGGTGCGGATGGCGGACGGCTCGGTGCAGTGGCGGCCGTTGTCGCGCTTCGTCTTCAACCAGGACACGGGCGGCGCCATCCGGGGCGCGGGCCGCGTGGATGTCTTCTGGGGCCGAGGCTCCCAGGCGGAGCTTGCCGCCGGCATGATGAAGCAGAAGGGCCGGCTGCTGTTCCTGGTGCCGAAGCCCCGCGCCCCCGCCGTGACGGCGCGGTGA
- a CDS encoding TonB-dependent receptor gives MPPTLAQDAPARLPEGQGLDAPVSVELELTLDEAGEVVEARVIGEPPAALARAALHAAPRLRFHPATSQGHPVAVRVPFTYRFEPPPVEDTRAVLTGRVRAKGSRKPLAGAIIRTHAATVEADAQGLFRLELPPGEHALKITSPGHRLLYLTETLEARQRLEVLYTLEPLAVNPYETVVRADRPRTEVSRVTLHEQELREVPGTMGDPFRVVMLMPGVTTLASGLSYPVVRGVQPAASAFFVDGVRVPFLYHLMLGNAVVYPDLVESLDFQVGVPSARYGSLLGGAVDAHVSRPREEGLHGSAYADLIQAGAFLEVPIPDTGTTVAAAARVSYTGLVITRIINAVNAPSSYTAGDGTVRRESGEPKVYADYWDYQARVEQRVGPGQLRLLALGTSDAVGLTAREPETGDSGGVGLLFHRLDLRGRHPLAGGEAEVGLTLGYDRLGLAYSKGIRQPGSYELTQGSVALRAGYTRELSADLKLELFSHAERREASMLAIGRFRPVGPFDGKDTYSRPGILGTFAGVGTQLTYTPSARWVVVPGLRLDSYHGFGDRTRLAVEPRLAVRHALTESLTLKAGAGLYHQPATVLLPVPAGEMLALERGLQRAAQFSLGAEWRPSNGWEVTAEGYFNPLLRTLEFNFEDVLSNLRRRGLEAEDVERHGHSYGLELMVRRPLGRRWFGWLTYGFNQSKRFERYAKVGPNGEELGMTEGYLPYTFEQAHSVNAALSYRFDFVTLGAVAHFNTGRPETGQFGYRTMREGVDADGEPEWKPVGRGAVDRLPAFFRLDFRASRTLVFDSFLLDVYLDVFNVTARSEVLTRDYGYEGEDGQPVRLKRKDFGIPVILPTLGAKGTF, from the coding sequence GTGCCTCCCACCCTCGCCCAGGACGCCCCCGCGCGGCTCCCCGAGGGCCAGGGCCTCGACGCGCCTGTCTCCGTGGAGCTGGAGCTGACCCTCGACGAGGCGGGCGAAGTCGTCGAGGCCCGCGTCATCGGTGAGCCGCCAGCCGCGCTCGCCCGCGCCGCGCTGCACGCCGCGCCTCGCCTGCGCTTCCACCCCGCCACCTCGCAGGGCCACCCCGTCGCCGTTCGCGTCCCCTTCACCTACCGCTTCGAGCCCCCGCCCGTGGAGGACACCCGCGCGGTGCTCACCGGCCGCGTGCGCGCGAAGGGCAGCCGCAAGCCGCTCGCTGGCGCCATCATCCGCACCCACGCTGCGACGGTCGAAGCCGACGCCCAGGGCCTGTTCCGGCTGGAGCTCCCCCCCGGCGAGCACGCACTGAAAATCACGTCGCCCGGCCACCGCCTGCTGTACCTCACCGAGACGCTCGAGGCCCGACAGCGGCTGGAGGTGCTCTACACGCTGGAGCCCCTCGCGGTGAATCCCTACGAGACGGTGGTGCGCGCGGACCGGCCGCGCACCGAGGTCTCCCGCGTCACGCTGCACGAGCAGGAGCTGCGCGAGGTCCCCGGCACCATGGGCGACCCGTTCCGCGTGGTGATGCTGATGCCCGGCGTGACGACGCTCGCCTCCGGGCTCTCCTATCCCGTGGTGCGCGGCGTACAGCCCGCCGCCAGCGCCTTCTTCGTCGACGGCGTGCGCGTGCCCTTCCTCTACCACCTCATGCTCGGCAACGCGGTGGTGTACCCGGACCTCGTCGAGTCCCTCGACTTCCAGGTCGGTGTCCCCTCCGCGCGCTACGGCAGCCTGCTGGGCGGCGCGGTGGACGCGCACGTGAGCCGGCCTCGCGAAGAGGGCCTCCACGGCAGCGCGTACGCGGACCTCATCCAGGCCGGCGCCTTCCTGGAGGTGCCCATCCCCGACACGGGCACCACCGTCGCCGCCGCCGCGCGCGTCAGCTACACGGGCCTGGTCATCACCCGCATCATCAACGCCGTCAACGCGCCCTCCTCGTACACCGCAGGCGACGGCACCGTGCGCCGCGAGTCCGGCGAGCCCAAGGTCTACGCGGACTACTGGGACTATCAGGCCCGCGTGGAGCAGCGCGTGGGCCCGGGGCAACTGCGCCTCCTCGCGCTGGGCACGTCGGACGCGGTGGGCCTCACCGCGCGCGAGCCGGAGACAGGCGACTCGGGCGGCGTGGGGCTGCTGTTCCATCGCCTGGACCTGCGGGGCCGTCACCCCCTCGCGGGAGGCGAGGCCGAGGTGGGCCTGACGCTCGGGTATGACCGGCTCGGCCTCGCCTACAGCAAGGGCATCCGTCAGCCGGGCAGCTACGAGCTCACGCAGGGCAGCGTGGCCCTGCGCGCGGGCTACACGCGGGAGCTCTCCGCGGACCTGAAGCTGGAGCTCTTCAGCCACGCGGAGCGCCGCGAGGCGAGCATGCTGGCCATCGGCCGGTTCCGCCCCGTGGGCCCCTTCGACGGGAAGGACACGTACTCGCGCCCCGGCATCCTGGGCACCTTCGCGGGCGTGGGCACGCAGCTCACGTACACGCCCTCCGCGCGCTGGGTGGTGGTGCCGGGCCTGCGGCTCGACAGCTACCACGGCTTCGGGGACCGGACGCGGCTGGCGGTGGAGCCTCGGCTCGCCGTGCGCCACGCGCTCACCGAGAGCCTCACGCTGAAGGCCGGCGCGGGCCTGTATCACCAGCCCGCCACCGTGCTGCTGCCCGTGCCCGCGGGCGAGATGCTCGCGTTGGAGCGCGGGCTCCAACGCGCGGCGCAGTTCTCGCTCGGCGCGGAGTGGCGCCCCAGCAACGGCTGGGAGGTGACGGCGGAGGGCTACTTCAACCCGCTGTTGCGCACGCTGGAGTTCAACTTCGAGGACGTGCTCAGCAACCTGCGCCGCCGGGGACTCGAGGCCGAGGACGTGGAGCGCCACGGCCACAGCTACGGCCTGGAATTGATGGTGCGCCGGCCCCTGGGCCGCCGCTGGTTCGGCTGGCTCACGTATGGCTTCAACCAGAGCAAGCGCTTCGAGCGCTACGCGAAGGTGGGCCCGAATGGCGAGGAGCTCGGCATGACCGAGGGGTATCTGCCCTACACCTTCGAGCAGGCGCACTCCGTCAACGCCGCGCTCAGCTACCGCTTCGACTTCGTCACCCTCGGCGCGGTGGCGCACTTCAACACCGGCCGACCAGAGACGGGCCAGTTCGGCTACCGCACCATGCGCGAGGGCGTGGACGCGGACGGCGAGCCCGAGTGGAAGCCCGTGGGCCGGGGCGCGGTGGACCGGCTGCCCGCGTTCTTCCGGCTCGACTTCCGCGCCTCGCGCACCCTCGTCTTCGATTCGTTCCTGCTCGACGTGTACCTGGATGTCTTCAACGTCACCGCGCGCAGCGAGGTGCTCACGCGGGACTACGGCTACGAGGGCGAGGACGGCCAGCCCGTGCGCCTGAAGCGCAAGGACTTCGGCATCCCGGTGATTCTGCCCACGCTCGGTGCCAAGGGGACCTTCTGA
- a CDS encoding 2-oxoglutarate and iron-dependent oxygenase domain-containing protein, giving the protein MSSDVAAAKDAVVVLDYAKLVEGADLSADIARAYGPDGIGLLIVRGIPGLVELRQGLLPLGFRFAALPNEVKDRYVHERSSYSFGWSHGKEVLKPGQFDEFKGSYYNNPQYDAPAVAPALVEKYPENYLPNVWPDADFPALRPAFQALGRKMVDVGLLVAAQCDRYVKAKLGERLSPDANLERTIRESRACKARLLYYFAINEDATPRTRDSWCGWHSDHGSLTALCPAMYFDAEPGAPEPTRQDIPVPDPDAGLYVRTRSGEERKVVIPKDCLAFQIGESAQIVTGGLLRSTPHAVQALAHPASRNISRSTFAVFMQPDNEEHLRAPEGTDPAEVRVGAFQPGMTFGDFARATFARFYNPYA; this is encoded by the coding sequence ATGAGCAGCGACGTGGCGGCAGCGAAGGACGCGGTGGTGGTACTCGATTACGCGAAGCTGGTGGAGGGCGCGGACCTGTCCGCGGACATCGCCCGCGCGTATGGCCCGGATGGCATCGGCCTGCTCATCGTCCGGGGGATTCCGGGGCTGGTGGAGCTGCGCCAGGGCCTGTTGCCGCTGGGCTTCCGCTTCGCCGCGCTGCCCAACGAGGTGAAGGACCGCTACGTCCACGAGCGCAGCAGCTACTCGTTCGGCTGGAGCCACGGCAAGGAGGTCCTCAAGCCCGGCCAGTTCGACGAGTTCAAGGGCTCCTACTACAACAATCCCCAGTACGACGCGCCCGCGGTGGCGCCGGCGCTGGTGGAGAAGTACCCGGAGAACTACCTGCCCAACGTGTGGCCGGACGCGGACTTCCCCGCGCTGCGGCCCGCCTTCCAGGCCCTGGGGCGGAAGATGGTGGACGTGGGCCTGCTGGTGGCCGCGCAGTGCGACCGCTACGTGAAGGCGAAGCTGGGCGAGCGGCTGTCCCCGGACGCGAACCTGGAGCGCACCATCCGCGAGTCGCGCGCGTGCAAGGCGCGGCTGCTCTACTACTTCGCCATCAACGAGGACGCGACGCCGCGCACGCGCGACTCGTGGTGCGGCTGGCACAGCGACCACGGCTCGCTGACGGCGCTGTGCCCCGCCATGTACTTCGACGCGGAGCCCGGCGCCCCGGAGCCCACGCGCCAGGACATCCCGGTGCCGGACCCCGACGCGGGCCTCTACGTGCGCACGCGCTCGGGTGAAGAGCGCAAGGTCGTCATCCCCAAGGACTGTCTGGCGTTCCAGATTGGCGAGAGCGCGCAAATCGTGACGGGCGGACTGCTCCGCTCCACGCCGCACGCGGTGCAGGCGCTGGCGCACCCGGCGAGCCGCAACATCTCCCGCTCCACCTTCGCCGTCTTCATGCAGCCCGACAACGAGGAGCACCTGCGCGCGCCCGAGGGCACGGACCCCGCCGAGGTCCGCGTGGGCGCCTTCCAGCCGGGGATGACCTTCGGCGACTTCGCGCGCGCCACCTTCGCGCGGTTCTACAACCCCTACGCATGA